CGGCCGCTGGACAGATACGTCTTCGGCGAGTTCTGGAAGATCTTCGTGGCCACGGCGCTCGGCTTTCCGCTGCTGCTGATCGTGTTCGACCTGACCGACAACCTCGACACGTACCTGAACCGCGAGCTGACGCAGGGGGATCTTCTGCTCAGCTACGTGTACTGGCTCCCCGATTCCGTCTTCCTGATCCTGCCAGCGGCCGTGCTGTTCGCCACGGTGTTCTCGATCGGCGGGCTCACGCGCCACTCCGAGATCACCGCGGCGAAGGCGTCCGGGATCAGCTTCTACCGGGTCATCGCGCCGATCTTCGCGGGCGCGCTGCTGGCGACCGTCACCGGACTGGTGCTCGGCGAGCTGGCGCCGTTCGCCAACAGGAAGCGGCAGGAGCTGCTGCGCGCGGACCAGTTCACCGGCGGCAACGAGCGCTTCAACTTCGCGTACGCCGCCGAGCAGGGACGGGTATACAAGATCGGAGCGCTGCGCGTCAGCGAGCGCACCGTGCACGGGGTCGACATCGAGCGCAAAGGCGCGGGGCCGGAGTATCCCAGCTACGTGCTGTCGGCCACCAGCGGCACGTACGAGCCCGGGCGCGGCTGGCTGCTGAAGAACGGCGTCATGCACGTCATCCCCGACACGTCCCGCAACATCACGTTCACCTTCGACTCGGCGCGCGCGCGCTACTTCGATCAGCGGCCGGTGGAGCTGACGGCCTCGCCCAAAGCGCCGGAGGAGATGCGGTTCGCGGAGCTGGGGCGGTTCATCCGCGCCATGGAGCGGTCCGGAGCGGACGTCAATCAGCTTCGGGTCGAGCGGATGCTCAAGATCGCGGTCCCGATGACGTGCATCGTGATCCTGCTGTTCGGCGCGCCGCTCGCGACCAGCACGCAGCGCGGCGGCGCGGCGTACGGGATCGGGATCAGCCTGGCGACGACGATGATCTTCCTCGTGCTGATCCAGCTCACCAAGGCCGTCGGCTCGAAGGGACTGCTCCCGCCCGACCTCGCGGCCTGGATACCTAGTATTCTCTTCGGCGTGACCGGGACGTATCTCTTTCTGCGGGTGAGAACTTGATCGAAGCCGTCGGCAACGTCTTCGGGGGGATAGGCGCGCGCGCCTACTTCGCGCGCGACATCGGCCGCGGGGCGGCGTCGCCGCGAACGTACGGGCCCGAAATC
This genomic interval from Gemmatimonadaceae bacterium contains the following:
- a CDS encoding LptF/LptG family permease, yielding MRLRVRPLDRYVFGEFWKIFVATALGFPLLLIVFDLTDNLDTYLNRELTQGDLLLSYVYWLPDSVFLILPAAVLFATVFSIGGLTRHSEITAAKASGISFYRVIAPIFAGALLATVTGLVLGELAPFANRKRQELLRADQFTGGNERFNFAYAAEQGRVYKIGALRVSERTVHGVDIERKGAGPEYPSYVLSATSGTYEPGRGWLLKNGVMHVIPDTSRNITFTFDSARARYFDQRPVELTASPKAPEEMRFAELGRFIRAMERSGADVNQLRVERMLKIAVPMTCIVILLFGAPLATSTQRGGAAYGIGISLATTMIFLVLIQLTKAVGSKGLLPPDLAAWIPSILFGVTGTYLFLRVRT